A region from the Pseudomonas sp. KU26590 genome encodes:
- the mrdA gene encoding penicillin-binding protein 2 — protein MPDPIPLKDHEKETRLVNKRLIACAVFVAMLSVALVCRMYFLQVTEFAYHSTISENNRVHVLPIPPERGLIFDRNGVILADNRPSFNLTMTRERAGDWHAVIDELMQILNLPDEDRIIFDKAMKNSPHRFVPVTLLYELTEEQIALLAVNQFRLPGLDVEAQFVRHYPLAEHFAHSIGYVGRINEKEATQLDQVEYRGTQSIGKTGVERFYESELHGHVGYEEVETNAQGRVLRVLKHTDPVAGKNITLSLDIKLQEAAEHALGDRRGSVVAIDPATGEVLAMVSKPSFDPNLFVTGISFKEYSALRDSVDRPLFNRVLRGLYAPGSTIKPEVAIAGLDSGVITPSTRVFDPGYFQLPDFDHKYRNWNHSGDGWVDLYAAIMRSNDTYFYDLAHKLGIDRLHDYLTMFGIGQKVSLDMFEESAGLMPSKEWKRITRRQAWFPGETVILGIGQGYMQVTPLQLAQATTLIASKGIWHRPHLAKEIGGVAPVDEHPMPNIVLRDSHEWDQVNNGMQAVMHDPRGIARAAAQGAQYRIAGKSGTAQVVAIKQGERYNRNKTLERHRDNALFVGFAPAANPKIVVAVMIENGEAGGRVAGPVVREILDAWLLDPDGHLKQQYATPSATPVNPKVQIAEPSKAVGQPPV, from the coding sequence ATGCCCGATCCGATACCCTTAAAAGACCACGAGAAGGAAACCCGGCTGGTCAATAAACGCTTGATCGCCTGCGCCGTGTTCGTGGCCATGCTCAGCGTCGCGCTGGTGTGCCGCATGTATTTCCTGCAAGTCACCGAATTCGCATACCACTCCACCATTTCCGAAAACAACCGCGTCCACGTGCTGCCGATTCCGCCGGAGCGCGGGCTGATCTTCGACCGTAACGGCGTGATCCTGGCCGACAACCGCCCCAGCTTCAACCTGACCATGACCCGCGAGCGCGCAGGGGACTGGCACGCGGTGATCGACGAACTGATGCAGATCCTCAACCTGCCGGACGAGGACCGCATCATCTTCGACAAGGCGATGAAAAACTCGCCGCACCGCTTTGTGCCGGTGACGCTGCTGTATGAGCTGACCGAAGAGCAGATCGCCCTGTTGGCGGTCAATCAGTTCCGCCTGCCGGGGCTGGACGTCGAGGCGCAATTCGTTCGCCACTATCCGCTGGCTGAGCATTTCGCCCACTCCATCGGCTACGTCGGGCGGATCAACGAGAAGGAAGCGACCCAGCTCGATCAGGTGGAATACCGCGGCACGCAGTCCATCGGCAAGACCGGCGTCGAGCGGTTCTACGAGAGCGAGCTGCACGGTCATGTGGGCTACGAAGAAGTCGAAACCAACGCCCAGGGCCGCGTGTTGCGGGTGCTTAAGCACACCGATCCGGTCGCCGGCAAAAACATCACGCTGAGCCTGGACATCAAGCTGCAAGAGGCCGCAGAGCACGCGCTGGGGGATCGTCGCGGCTCGGTGGTGGCGATTGATCCGGCCACCGGCGAAGTCCTGGCGATGGTCAGCAAGCCGAGCTTCGACCCGAACCTGTTCGTCACCGGGATCAGCTTCAAGGAATATTCGGCGCTGCGGGATTCGGTCGACCGGCCGCTGTTCAACCGCGTGCTGCGCGGGTTGTACGCCCCGGGTTCGACAATCAAGCCGGAGGTGGCCATTGCCGGCCTGGACAGCGGCGTCATCACGCCATCAACCCGAGTCTTCGATCCGGGTTATTTCCAGCTGCCGGACTTCGACCACAAGTACCGCAACTGGAACCACAGCGGCGATGGCTGGGTGGACCTGTACGCGGCGATCATGCGCTCCAACGACACCTATTTTTATGACCTGGCGCACAAGCTGGGCATCGACCGCCTGCACGATTACCTGACCATGTTCGGCATCGGCCAGAAGGTCTCCCTGGACATGTTCGAAGAATCGGCGGGCCTCATGCCGTCCAAAGAATGGAAGCGCATCACCCGCCGTCAGGCGTGGTTCCCGGGTGAGACCGTGATCCTCGGCATCGGCCAGGGCTACATGCAGGTCACACCGCTGCAACTGGCCCAGGCGACGACGCTGATCGCCAGCAAGGGCATCTGGCACCGCCCGCATCTGGCCAAGGAGATCGGCGGCGTGGCGCCGGTCGATGAGCACCCGATGCCGAACATCGTGCTGCGCGATTCCCACGAGTGGGACCAGGTCAACAACGGCATGCAAGCGGTGATGCACGACCCGCGCGGCATCGCACGTGCCGCCGCGCAAGGCGCGCAATACCGCATCGCCGGCAAGAGCGGCACCGCGCAGGTGGTGGCGATCAAGCAGGGCGAACGCTACAACCGCAACAAAACCCTGGAACGCCACCGCGACAACGCCTTGTTCGTCGGTTTCGCCCCGGCGGCCAATCCCAAGATTGTCGTCGCGGTGATGATCGAGAACGGCGAGGCGGGCGGGCGCGTGGCCGGTCCCGTGGTGCGTGAAATCCTCGATGCCTGGCTGCTGGATCCGGACGGCCACCTGAAACAGCAATACGCCACGCCAAGCGCAACGCCGGTGAACCCCAAAGTGCAGATCGCCGAACCGAGCAAGGCGGTGGGCCAGCCGCCGGTGTGA
- a CDS encoding SMP-30/gluconolactonase/LRE family protein produces MPEHAETLERSSGNTRRSFLKKSLAVSATLAAVGSGALPRLGSAAEPLSQRYPDPLVHILDDSFLELRVFNASVEKLATGMRWAEGPVWVGDGRYLLVSDIPNNRIMRWDEITDTFTVYREHSNFSNGMCRDRQGRLIVCEGSTTTSEGRRITRTEYNGTITVLADSFDGKPFNSPNDIACKSDGSIWFSDPPFQTSNNYEGHKITPTQPHAVYRIDGESRKVTRVIDDLAGPNGLCFSPDEKTLYVVEGRAKPNRLIWAIAVKDDGTLGERRKHIEGLDYAAIDGIKCDEAGNLWCGWGGNGDPKADLEKLDGVRVFNPQGKAIGHISLPERCPNLCFGGREGNRLFMASSHSIYSLFVNTRGTGFAV; encoded by the coding sequence ATGCCCGAACACGCTGAAACCCTTGAGCGCTCAAGCGGCAACACCCGCCGCAGTTTCCTGAAAAAATCCCTCGCCGTTTCTGCCACACTGGCCGCGGTTGGCAGCGGCGCTCTGCCCCGCCTCGGGTCTGCTGCAGAGCCCCTGAGCCAGCGCTACCCGGATCCGCTCGTTCACATTCTCGACGACAGCTTTCTCGAACTGCGCGTCTTCAACGCCAGCGTGGAAAAACTCGCCACCGGCATGCGTTGGGCCGAGGGGCCGGTGTGGGTCGGCGACGGGCGTTATTTGCTGGTCAGCGACATCCCCAACAACCGCATCATGCGTTGGGACGAAATCACCGACACCTTCACCGTGTACCGCGAGCATTCCAACTTCTCCAACGGCATGTGCCGCGATCGCCAGGGCCGCCTCATCGTCTGCGAGGGCTCCACCACCACCAGCGAAGGCCGCCGCATCACCCGCACCGAATACAACGGCACCATCACCGTGCTGGCCGACAGCTTCGACGGCAAACCCTTCAACTCCCCCAACGACATCGCCTGCAAAAGCGACGGCTCGATCTGGTTCAGCGACCCGCCCTTCCAGACCAGCAACAACTACGAAGGCCACAAAATCACCCCGACTCAACCCCACGCTGTCTACCGCATCGACGGCGAGAGCAGGAAAGTCACCCGGGTGATCGACGACCTGGCGGGTCCCAACGGCCTGTGCTTCTCCCCTGACGAAAAGACCCTGTACGTCGTCGAAGGCCGCGCCAAACCGAACCGCCTGATCTGGGCCATCGCGGTCAAGGACGACGGCACCCTGGGCGAACGCCGCAAACACATCGAAGGCCTGGACTACGCCGCCATCGACGGCATCAAATGCGACGAAGCCGGCAACCTGTGGTGCGGCTGGGGCGGCAACGGCGACCCGAAGGCCGACCTGGAGAAACTCGACGGCGTGCGCGTGTTCAATCCCCAGGGCAAGGCCATCGGGCACATCTCGTTGCCTGAGCGCTGCCCGAACCTGTGCTTCGGCGGACGCGAAGGGAATCGGTTGTTCATGGCGAGCAGTCACTCGATTTACTCGCTGTTTGTGAATACGCGCGGGACTGGGTTTGCGGTGTAG
- a CDS encoding gluconate 2-dehydrogenase subunit 3 family protein, which translates to MTEKPKGLTRRQLLKGSATTLAVGAAATAQAATVVGVPQWVPFDHNGPMHYDTPGWQFFTDAEATAVEAIVARLIPADDLSVSGKDAGCAVFIDRQLAGEYGTFSRLYMQGPFVQGTPMQGDQSELVPRQRYRLGLAGLEGYCQKQFQKNFSALTAEQQDKVLTGLDKAEITLDGIDAKLFFQQVLGNTMEGFFADPVYGGNRDMVSWKMIGFPGARYDYREYIGLHNQKLNLVPLSIIGSSAWTKKG; encoded by the coding sequence ATGACAGAAAAACCCAAAGGCCTCACCCGCCGCCAGTTGCTGAAAGGTTCAGCCACAACGCTGGCCGTCGGTGCAGCTGCCACGGCCCAGGCCGCCACCGTCGTCGGTGTGCCGCAGTGGGTGCCCTTCGACCACAACGGTCCGATGCACTACGACACCCCCGGCTGGCAGTTCTTCACCGACGCCGAGGCCACTGCCGTGGAAGCCATTGTCGCCCGACTGATCCCCGCCGATGACCTCAGCGTCAGCGGCAAGGACGCCGGCTGCGCGGTGTTCATCGACCGCCAGCTGGCGGGCGAGTACGGCACCTTCAGCCGTCTTTACATGCAGGGCCCGTTCGTTCAAGGCACGCCGATGCAGGGTGACCAGTCGGAACTGGTGCCGCGCCAGCGTTATCGCCTGGGCCTCGCCGGCCTCGAAGGCTACTGCCAGAAGCAGTTCCAGAAAAACTTCAGCGCCCTGACCGCAGAACAACAGGACAAGGTCCTGACCGGTCTGGACAAAGCCGAGATCACGCTGGATGGCATCGACGCCAAACTGTTCTTTCAGCAAGTGCTCGGCAACACCATGGAAGGCTTCTTCGCCGACCCGGTCTACGGCGGCAACCGCGACATGGTGTCGTGGAAAATGATCGGCTTCCCCGGTGCCCGCTACGACTACCGCGAGTACATCGGTCTGCACAACCAGAAGCTGAATCTGGTGCCGCTCTCCATCATCGGCAGCTCCGCCTGGACCAAAAAGGGTTAA
- a CDS encoding c-type cytochrome yields the protein MKTLLTVCAGVIGLSVSLAHGATGADSYNIVEKGRYLTTLGDCTACHTIPGKPLFSGGVILDTPFGKLAGANITPDLATGIGRWSFDDFQNAMSKGHGLDGKRLYGAMPFTAYTKVLREDNLAIFAYLKTVDPVENKVETNQLPFPFNVRTSLIGWNLINFKEGEFKADPQKSEQWNRGAYLVEGLGHCGTCHTPKNLIGGDKNDQFLTGANLQNWVAPNITSTGHDGIGAWSEADIVKYLKTGANRFDIASGPMAEEVEHSSQHWKDEDLLAVAVYLKDGAKPVEAAKPVAADDGAMVAGKAIYADRCSACHTPTGEGAANLFPKLAMAPLVNSNDPSSLIRVVLAGSRAGATDAAPTAPAMPAFGWNLSDENVADVLTYVRNTWGNAAPAVSASDVKDVREGLRAK from the coding sequence ATGAAGACTCTTCTGACGGTCTGCGCAGGCGTTATCGGCCTGTCTGTTTCCCTGGCTCATGGCGCAACTGGCGCCGATTCGTACAACATCGTGGAAAAGGGCCGCTACCTGACCACTCTGGGCGACTGCACGGCGTGCCACACGATACCGGGCAAGCCGCTGTTTTCCGGCGGCGTGATTCTTGATACCCCGTTCGGCAAGCTGGCAGGCGCGAACATCACTCCGGACCTGGCGACCGGCATCGGCCGCTGGAGCTTCGACGACTTCCAGAACGCCATGTCCAAGGGCCACGGCCTGGACGGCAAGCGTTTGTACGGCGCCATGCCGTTCACCGCGTACACCAAGGTGCTGCGTGAGGACAACCTGGCGATCTTCGCGTACCTGAAGACGGTCGATCCGGTGGAGAACAAGGTTGAAACCAACCAGCTGCCCTTCCCCTTCAACGTGCGCACCAGCCTGATCGGCTGGAACCTGATCAACTTCAAGGAAGGCGAGTTCAAGGCCGATCCGCAGAAGTCCGAGCAGTGGAACCGCGGCGCGTATCTGGTGGAAGGTCTGGGTCACTGCGGCACGTGCCACACACCGAAGAACCTGATTGGCGGTGACAAGAACGATCAGTTCCTCACTGGCGCCAATCTGCAGAATTGGGTGGCGCCGAACATCACCTCCACTGGCCACGATGGCATTGGCGCGTGGAGCGAGGCGGACATCGTCAAGTACCTGAAGACCGGCGCGAACCGTTTCGACATCGCGTCCGGGCCGATGGCCGAGGAAGTCGAGCATTCTTCGCAGCACTGGAAGGATGAGGATTTACTGGCGGTGGCGGTGTACTTGAAGGATGGCGCCAAGCCGGTCGAGGCAGCCAAGCCAGTCGCTGCGGACGATGGGGCGATGGTGGCGGGCAAGGCGATTTATGCGGATCGCTGTTCGGCGTGTCATACGCCGACGGGTGAAGGCGCGGCCAATCTGTTCCCGAAACTGGCGATGGCGCCGTTGGTGAATAGCAATGATCCGTCGTCGCTGATTCGTGTGGTGCTGGCGGGCAGTCGGGCGGGTGCGACGGATGCTGCGCCGACGGCTCCGGCGATGCCGGCGTTTGGCTGGAATCTGTCGGATGAGAATGTCGCGGATGTGCTGACGTATGTGCGTAATACGTGGGGCAATGCGGCGCCGGCGGTCTCGGCTTCGGATGTGAAGGATGTACGTGAGGGGTTGAGGGCGAAGTAG
- a CDS encoding GMC family oxidoreductase: MAKKLPSTDVVVVGLGWAGSIIANELADENLKIIGFERGPWRDTAADFNVASAADELRYSRRQDLMARTRQNTTTIRNSVTETALPMRSWGSFHPGNGTGGAGNHWAGITFRFQPHEFRLHSHLTERYGKELSPELTLQDWGTDWDEMEPFYTKFDRLAGISGKAGNIKGVIQEGGNTFEGARSEEYPNPPTQQTYAPTLFAEAAKNLGYKPFPVPSALQSRAYVNSLGVAMGACTFCGFCTNYGCANYSKASAITTVLPVLVRKPNFTAMTNCEVLRVTMDSSGKRATGIVYMDSNGEEWEQPAELVVISAFIFENVRLMLLSGVGQPYDPVTNTGTTGRNYAYQTANSVRMFFDDKNFNPFIGGGAIGMGIDEFNNDNFDHSGLGFVGGGSTRVTPIGAAPIDSRPLPPGTPAWGSEWKKATVKNYASSMSIGCEASSYATRTNYLSLDPTYKDPLGRPLLRITFDFPENDRKMAAYVTGKVGEIAKSMNPRQMVPSSQQGHWNSAPYQSSHIVGGFIMGADPKNSSVNKHLQVWGVPNLFVVGSSAFPQNPGYNPTGTVAALAFKAADAIRTRYLKRPGEMISV, from the coding sequence ATGGCCAAAAAACTACCTTCCACGGACGTCGTGGTAGTCGGGCTCGGCTGGGCCGGATCCATCATTGCCAATGAACTGGCGGATGAAAATCTGAAAATCATCGGCTTCGAACGCGGCCCATGGCGCGATACCGCGGCTGACTTCAACGTGGCCTCGGCTGCGGACGAGTTGCGCTACAGCCGCCGTCAGGACTTGATGGCAAGAACCCGGCAAAACACCACGACTATTCGTAACAGCGTCACCGAGACAGCGCTACCCATGCGCAGCTGGGGCTCGTTTCACCCGGGCAACGGCACCGGCGGCGCAGGTAATCACTGGGCCGGTATCACCTTCCGCTTCCAGCCCCATGAGTTCCGGCTGCACAGTCACCTGACCGAGCGTTACGGCAAAGAGCTGTCGCCTGAATTGACCCTGCAGGACTGGGGCACCGACTGGGATGAAATGGAGCCGTTCTACACCAAGTTCGACCGCCTGGCGGGGATCTCCGGCAAGGCCGGCAACATCAAGGGCGTGATTCAGGAAGGCGGCAACACCTTCGAAGGCGCGCGCTCCGAGGAATACCCGAACCCGCCGACGCAACAGACCTACGCGCCGACGCTGTTCGCCGAGGCCGCCAAGAATCTCGGTTACAAACCGTTCCCGGTGCCGTCGGCGCTGCAATCGCGCGCTTACGTCAACTCCCTCGGCGTGGCGATGGGTGCCTGCACCTTCTGTGGTTTCTGCACCAACTACGGCTGCGCCAACTACTCCAAGGCCAGCGCCATCACCACGGTGTTGCCGGTGCTGGTGCGCAAGCCGAACTTCACCGCGATGACCAACTGCGAAGTGTTGCGCGTGACCATGGACAGCAGCGGCAAACGCGCCACCGGCATCGTCTACATGGATTCCAACGGCGAAGAGTGGGAACAGCCCGCCGAACTGGTGGTGATCAGCGCGTTCATCTTCGAAAACGTGCGCCTGATGCTGTTGTCCGGCGTCGGCCAGCCGTACGACCCGGTGACCAACACCGGCACCACGGGCCGCAATTACGCCTACCAGACCGCCAACAGCGTGCGCATGTTCTTCGATGACAAGAACTTCAACCCGTTTATCGGCGGCGGTGCCATCGGCATGGGCATCGACGAATTCAACAACGACAACTTCGACCACTCGGGTCTCGGTTTCGTCGGCGGCGGCAGCACCCGCGTGACGCCCATCGGCGCAGCGCCCATCGACTCCCGCCCTCTCCCGCCCGGCACCCCGGCCTGGGGTTCGGAATGGAAGAAAGCCACGGTCAAGAACTACGCCAGCTCCATGTCCATCGGCTGCGAAGCGAGCAGTTACGCGACCCGCACCAACTACCTGTCGCTGGACCCGACCTACAAAGATCCGCTGGGTCGCCCGCTGCTGCGCATCACCTTCGACTTCCCGGAGAACGATCGCAAGATGGCTGCGTACGTCACCGGCAAGGTCGGTGAGATCGCCAAGAGCATGAACCCGCGGCAGATGGTGCCCAGCTCCCAGCAAGGGCACTGGAACAGCGCGCCGTATCAGTCGTCGCACATCGTCGGCGGCTTCATCATGGGTGCCGACCCGAAGAACAGTTCGGTGAACAAACACCTGCAAGTGTGGGGCGTGCCGAACCTGTTCGTGGTTGGCTCCTCCGCCTTCCCGCAAAACCCGGGCTACAACCCGACCGGTACCGTCGCGGCACTGGCCTTCAAAGCGGCGGATGCCATCCGCACCCGCTACCTCAAGCGTCCAGGGGAGATGATCAGCGTATGA
- a CDS encoding SUKH-3 domain-containing protein, which translates to MTDTLNVPPLIELPESLSPLFLAAGWPSTSTVPLPRYVPHDHPAAALLKQLAGVQVGICGAGEECATSDVAFGTFEHLHESEDFLEWEQRLGTTLVSIAEVHHGHGALLIDEKGCCYLLSLIHDGLWIQGLGFVQAMENLIFGRKTGEQAQLATPGAIPIFFTGTL; encoded by the coding sequence GTGACCGACACACTAAACGTACCCCCGCTGATCGAACTCCCTGAAAGCCTGAGCCCACTTTTTCTTGCAGCAGGCTGGCCCAGCACTTCCACCGTGCCACTACCGCGTTACGTTCCACACGACCATCCTGCCGCTGCTCTACTTAAACAGCTTGCCGGGGTGCAAGTGGGCATCTGCGGCGCAGGAGAGGAGTGTGCTACCAGCGATGTCGCCTTTGGCACATTTGAACATCTGCATGAAAGCGAAGATTTCCTTGAGTGGGAGCAACGCCTAGGCACCACCTTGGTGAGCATCGCCGAAGTCCATCACGGCCACGGCGCGCTGTTGATCGACGAAAAGGGTTGCTGCTACCTCTTGAGCCTCATCCACGACGGGCTTTGGATACAGGGACTGGGCTTTGTTCAAGCCATGGAGAACTTGATATTTGGGCGTAAGACGGGTGAGCAGGCGCAACTCGCAACGCCAGGCGCAATACCGATCTTTTTTACCGGCACCCTATGA